DNA from Podarcis muralis chromosome 13, rPodMur119.hap1.1, whole genome shotgun sequence:
TTCTGCACGTCCTCCCTGCTAGAGCTCTGGCACCGactgaagttttttttaaaaaaaaccaaaacaaaacaccaacaacTTTAAGCAGTTTTTATTCTGATTGTTTAGTTTTAACTAAGGCTGCATACATGCCATACCTATAAAGCAGGTGAGTTGCTGcagagaatcctggggactgtagtttgttacgtgAATTGTAGCTTTGCGATGGATAAACTATACAGGCCATacgtataaaggtaaaaggtaaagggacccctgaccattaggtccagtcgtggccgactctggggttgcagcgctcatctcgctttactggcggagggagccagcgtacagcttccgggtcatgtggccagcatgactaagccacttctggcgaaccagagcagcgcacggaaacgccgtttaccttcccgccagagcggtacctatttatctacttgcactttgacgtgctttcaaactgctaggttggcaggaacagtgaccaagcaatgggagctcaccccgtcgcggggattgaaaccgccgaccttctgatcggcaagtcctagtctctgtgatGTATAAAAATAAGAAAGGTTAAATTTGGACGTGACTTGATTTCAGGAAACACACATCGGAAACTTAGAATAATTTTgatcaataaaagattgggaaGGGACTTTGTGGCCTCTGATGTAATAAATAAGAGAGGAGtgataatgtatataaaacctgAATTAGATCCAAAGCAATtaattaaagatgagcaaggaagaatattGATAATACAGATAACAACACAAGGAGAAATACTATTGCTAATAGgtgtatatgcaccaaatgaggaaAAAACTGACTTTTATGAGACTTGAAGAAATTCTATTTGAATATATGAATGAAAGGATAATTTTGATGGAAGATGTGAATGGTGTAGCTTCCCTGGAATGCGATAGGACTATAAGAAAAAGCGATACAAAAGAAGGGAAGCTACCCAAGATGACAGACAATTTAAGTCTAATTGATATCTGGGGAGAAAAACACCTACTGAGTCTTTAAGGATCGGGAAAATTAACAACATGGATACAATAGCATCATTTGAACAaagtatttaagaaagataggATACGAGGGTAGGGTGAACAAACATCAAAATTGGAGAGAGATCTGTTGGAATGTAAcataaaagtgctgtctaaaatgtataagatactattggaatgggagacaaaggatgaacaagtaaaatcctcaatgatacattgggcaatagatattggttataatatagatatggaagcatgggaacgattgtggaatacagatataaaatttaTAGCATGCTATGgttaaaattatatgaaaatgttatattgatggtatctaacaccatgtaaattggcaaaaatgtatacagtggtacctcaggttaagtatttaattcgttccggaggtctgttcttaacctgaaactgttcttaacctgaagcaccactttagctaatggggcctcccgctgctgccggccgccggagcacgatttctgttctcatcctgaagcaaagttcttaatccgaggtactatttctgggttagcagagtctgtaacctgaggcgtatgtaacccgaggtaccactgtaaatcaaaatcaaataagtgttggaaatggaaAGAGAAAATAGACTCTTTTTATCTTgtggtaaggttaaagcttactgggaaatgatatataatgaattgaaaaagatgtttaaaacgaCGTTTGTGAAAAGACCAGAAACTTTCCTTTTTggaattatagggatagaactacccaaactgtatagaaatttattcctgcatgcggcaagaatgttacttgcccaaaaatggaaagaagaagaagtcccgacgaaagaagaatggatacaaaaacttatggaatacgcagaaatggcgaaacctaCCGGAaaagtaagaaatcaagataacaaactttttataaaagaatggaaatggtttatcaaatacttacaaataaactgtaaaaagataagaacattggcaggattattgtaataacctgcagttttctaTGAGTATACacttaaagtagatgaataaatgattaagttattttggaatatgcagaaaatataaaaaataaatttaaggaaccgcagaaagaggggggaaggaagtcgggtttcgaaatgttaaaattattgtaaaaaattattgaaatgtataaaattgaaaattaaatatatatatatatatttttaaaaaaaacccagcagtttttattctgatttttttaGTTTTAACTAAGGCTGCATACATGCCATACATATAAAGCTGGTGAGTTGCTGCatagaatcctggggactgtagtttgtaagGGGAACTGTAGCTTCATAATGGATATACTACAGCTCCCTggatttgtggtggtggtgggtgtaaatgtgtggtgtgcaccctaccttaaaaaaaccaaacgcTTCATTGGATTacctgtacactgcttagagacaaTTACAGTTAAGCGATGTATACATTGTCAAAGTGAAATAAATAGaactaaaataaatatattaaaggaTCACTACAGCTGCCTGCATATTTGGGGTGGCGATGGGCACTGGGTCACATGGAGCTCCTGAAATTCAATACTGATCACCACATCGCTGAATCGCTGAGTCCAGTCCACCTCATAGGCTAgttatgaagataaaatggggaggataaCCCACACAcgctaccttgagcttcttggaagaatgATATgattcagcaacaacaacaccacaattcactagagcaggggtcagcaaactgtttcagcagggggccggtccactgttcctcagaccttgtggggggccagactatattttgaatagagagaaaaagaacaaattcctatgccccaaataacccagagatgcattttaaatacagtggtacctcgggttaagtacttaattcgttccggaggtccattcttaacctgaaactgttcttaacctgaagcaccactttagctaatggggcctcctgctgccgccgcaccgccagagcccaatttctgttcttatcctgaagcaaagttcttaacctgaagcactatttctggcttagtggagtgtgtaacctgaagcgtatgtaacctgaagtgtatgtaacccgaggtaccactgtaaaagtgcacattctagtcatgtaaaaacacgctgattcccggaccgtggGTGGggtggattgagaaggcgattaggccggatttggcccttgggccttagtttgcctacccaggcACTAGAGAGTTGCATGTTGATTTTGAGTTGTCAGCACTCTTTACAACCagtgctggaggaagagggggactCAGGGAACAAGAGCTGCTGGGTTGAATTCAAGGATGGGCTGCTATGGCTCAATGGAGAGTCCCAACCTGTGTCAGGTTTACACACAGGCTGTATGGGCTGTGGCCCTAGGCCTCGTAATCTAGGGGGACTTGGACTcttgccaattttttaaaaaaaaaacaacaggccGATTTTGCTATCTGGGCCCAGGTCCTTAGTCACGTTAAACATGTATGAGTCTGTGCCTGTACAGCAGTTAGACAGGTGCGTACTTATTGCTTAGAAAAGTTTGTGGAGGCTTTAAAGCTACTCAGAATCAAATGATAAAGTCAGCTATGAAGCAATACAAGGGTTCAGTTCACTGTCTATCATTATAGCACGCCTTCTGAGAGCAACTGAGGATTGATTGACATATCCTTGTGAATCACAGTAATATTTAACTTTCACTtttttgtgaaaataataatgaGTAAGCAATATGAAAGTGGTGCtagtaaaagaaaacaagaagaacagaaggaaatactcaaacatttaaaactaatCATGTCATATCATATGGCTTCGTACAACAAGCAGAAACAGCCCTATCCAGTCCCTCAGATACAGAACATTTGTGTTTGCAAACAGAAGGAAATCAAGAAGATCACGCTGAGCAGTCTGAGCTAACTGAAGAACAACCAGATTATATACAGAACGCAGCCACCCAAGAACTTCAGAGAGAACTATTGTCAGAAACTTCTGGAGAAAGTGACAATGAAGTGTTAAGACCTACAGCCAAAGAATTCACACAAAGTGCTGAAGGAACATGCCACAAGGTAGTTGTACCAAAAGCAGCAGTTCAAACTCATTAGCATTTTAAAGAATTGGAAAACAAATCAaatgatttcagcaaaaattgtagcattgcacacacaaaaataccagCTGTCCATGCTACTAGTCATTACAGatacaatacagtgatacctcgggttacatacgcttcaggttacagactccactaacccataaatagtgcttcaggttaagaattttgcttcaggatgagaacagaaattgtgctccggcggcgcagcagcagcaggaggccccattagctaaagtggtgcttcaggttaagaacagtttcaggttaagtatggacctccggaacgaattaagtacttaacccgaggtaccactgtaatgacacaGGCTTATGGGCCACAATGAATAATGAAGAAATATTCTAGATTGAGGAAGGCCCATCGGAATGTCAGCACTGGGACGGACCTTTTAACCTTCAAAGTGAACACACAAAAACTAAGCCAATTTCTGCTCAAATAATTCATTCTCCCTCGAAAGGAAAAGTCTACTGTTCTGTATGCAAACCAAACTTACCCCAACGGCAGCTTTAGCTTGTATTAGATTTGATGCCTGGCATCATACTTATCTTTTTCAACCCCatggaaattttaaaaatcatatgaacTCTTTGCTAAGACACTTAATGAAAAAGCATGGTCAAACGCTCACATAGTAACTCGAAAAGCAAATAAAAGCAGAGCAGGATTACTGGAGGCATGTACTTCAGCAAGTTATTTCAGTGATTTCCCTTTTGGCAGAACATGGCTTGGCATTTAGGGGGGAGATGATGAAACCTTTGGTTCACCAAACAATGGCAAATTTGTTAGATTGCTTGAATTAATTGCCAAATTTGATCCCTTCCTGTGTGCTCACATAAATCAGCATGGAGGCAAAGACTCTGGTCAGTCATCGTACTTATCCAAAACTACATGTGAAGAGGTTATGCAGCTGATGGCTAACACAGTTTGAGAAGCAACACTGAGTGACATCAAACAGGCAGGTTATTTTAGATTATCACTTGATTCAACATCTAATATTTCCCATGTTGATCAACTTGCTGTCATTGTTAGATAATGTTTCTCCTAGTGATGGATTGCCAGTTGAATGCTTTTggagtttttttttaacttcacaCCAGTGAAAGCACAACTGAGCTGATACTGAACTACTTCAGTGAACTTGAAATAGATGCCAGTAAATGTAGAGGACAATCATATGACAATGCAGCCAATATGACCAGAAAGTATAACAGTATtaaacaaaaacatctggaaaggaACACGTTTGTAAAAGTTTATTCCATGTGCTGGACATTTCCTAAATAAGGCCAAGAGGGGTAGGCTGGCACACGTCTGGAATTTCCCTGTGATTTGTCCGCTGTTATTTGTCCGCTGAAAATGGTCAGAATGTTCAGAAATTGGTTAAAATGTCCGGGGAAACCCagggaagtcttttttatttttattttttacaagatGTAGTCCATTGGTCCTCAATTGGTGAGCTGGGACTCACTATAGCAGAAGTGGCTAAACTTTTTTTTGAGCAGAGGGAATGTGGCCATCCCACATTCTGCATGCACATTCACTTGCACACATAACACACAGGACActtacacaccacacacacacacacacacacacacacacaggaaatacacAGAAGCTGGATACAAACGTACCATACACACAGCTCCCACTTCAGCTGATCCTTATTTTCACCCCTCCTTAAtcatcatttcttttctttcttttcttccttattTTGCTGCCGCCAAAATCAGcgctaccactttaaacagttatggcttcccatgcacaaaaaaaaataataattctgaaaaCAATAGTTTGTGaagagtgctgagaattgttaggagatccctattccccccacagagctataattctcagagtggtttagctgtcagtccctcttcccagggaaccatgggaattgtagctctgtgaggggaactggGCAGATTTTCCCATCTCCACGTAAGGCATTGGTAGGAACATGGCACCCTCCCATTGGTGATGgactccatcttccatcagccccagccagcatggccaatgatcagggatgatgggagctgtagtccaacaacatttgagggcaccaggttggctacccctgccttaCGTTTTGAGGAAGGATGGTTATATAAGTTATTCAGATAACTGGCACTGATCTACAGAGGGctgttgcttgtgggtttcccacagagcTTCTggatggctgctgtgagaacagtcCAGGACTAACTGGGCCTTTGGCATGacccagcaggctattcttatgttcttaggattAACTGCAACTCAGACAAATTGATGAAGTTTATTCCAAATGCACACACTTAGAGGCCTCGATCGAACAAGGGGAGGAATATGCCACCAAGCTATCCATGTCACAGCAGTGCTGTTTGCTCAGTCTCGGATGCTGAAGGGGCAGCCAGGCAGAGTTTGAGGCCTGTGTCTTGTTCTGTAAATGCTTAAGAAGGCCAGACTTTCACCTCACCTCCGTGCCTCAGTGTAGTCATAGTATTCTGAAAGGAGGAACCACTTATGTCAGCCTTGCCAGCGCATAAAGGCAGCCCCAGATCTCCCCCACCCGCCAGATATATTTAATAGCATTGTGAGCTGAGCCATCTTAATCGGGGTCCTAAAACAAAAGAATTGAAATGGACTTTAATGGCCAGGAATGTCTGGCAGGGAATCTCTCTACGGCCCTGGATTGTAGCACCCATCAGGGTTTAGGAAGGTGGCATCCTCCCGctggtgggaggaggaagagaaaccaTTTAGAGCCAATTTAGAAAATtgggcaatgttgttgttttttaaaggaagaaagaacACTGAGCGAGCTGTGAATAAGCCAAATGGAGAAGCAGGGCTGATGGATTGGCCGCCTGCTGTGGAAGTGCCTGTTTGCCTCCACCTAGGCTCTCCTTTTATATATCTGTAGATGAAGCAAATATTATGAAAGTAACTTATTTCCAGTGTTCTGAATCCTGTAATGCTGCTCCAGGACTTTGGGGGAAGCAGGGAAcgtgtagtagtagtattgaacAGGTGGAGTGGGAGGGAATATATTTGTGCAGAGCAGCTGTCCCCAAGTTGGTTTCCTCCAGGCTTTTAAGACTACGACCCCCATCATCCTGTTGGCTatgatgactggggctgatgggagttgtagtcaaaacaaaacatggacggcaccaggctgggaaaggATTAGACTAAAATGACATAGGACATTAAGTAGGTGGCAAAGGTGCCATGGAGTCAGCATTAGGATGTCTGGGACAAAGAGATACCAAAAGCCCACTTGCACGGAAAGGCTTGGGAAAATAATAGCATTGGCTGGGGATTTCAGAAACAGATGCTTCAAAGCCTGCAGCACCCACCCTTACCTGAAGCTGGTGGGACATCGGCCATCACAGTTCCAGTGGCGCTtggtggtgggggtggagggactGGTTCCCTATTGGGACAAGTCAAGATGGGAGAGTTAGTAAAAACTGGGGTGCAAAAATCTCCACTGGAAATTCTGTGTGCCTCACAGGACTCCTCACAGGAGTGCAAGTAGGAGAATCAGCTTAGCTAATgctaaccaggcagagggcctttcggtagtggcacccgccctgtggaacgccctcccaccagatgtcaaggaaataaacaactatcctagtattaaaggacatctgaaggtagccctgtttagggaagtttttaatgtttaaagctgtactgtgtttttaatatttgattgggagccgcccagagtggctggggaaacccagccagatgggcagggtatgaatgaatgaatgaatgaataaataaataaataaataaataaacaacaacaacaataataataacaataacaacaataataataattacagatgCCTGCACCCCCAAAGTATTATCTTTTAtgtcttgctccccccccccccgtcactttTCTAGGCCTTATTATGATGGCAGCAAAAATTAAGTTTGGACATGCTTACTAGTTGTCTGGTGAAAATGCTGGAGGCCGAAGGAAGAAGGCCTGCACAGTGCAGGGGTTTCAGGGCTCTACAGACCTCCTTGTCCTTCTCTGGGACTGAAAGAAGGGGGCTAGATCATGAACAAAAGGCCCCATATCCATATCTATGCTATTTATTCAGGCAGTAGAACTTGGATGGGCAGGGTCCTGGCCGTACCATTAGGTGGCCACCGCAGGCAGCTGGTTTTAAGGCAGCAAATGGTTAGTTATTAAATTGATTGTCTGTGTGATTTAACTGCTAGGTAGGGAGAGAGGTTCCtagtgggattttctgcctgacGTGCCAGAATAACCTGGCTGGCTTTGGTACTATGCTCACCTTGACTTTGATGGGTCAGGGGCAAAGCACTATTTGCTGCAAAATCCCTTGGGCTGGCTTTGCCCTGCCTGGTGAGAAGTTGGGAGATATTGGCTACAAACACGACTCCCCCAACaacaaaaagaatcctgggaattgtagtttggtgctgggaattacagctctgtgAGGTTCATCGTTGTCCCGGAAGTCTTCTGGCGAGTGTCTATTATTATCTCACTACTTGTGCTAATGTTATATTTTTGAATGCAACGTTTGGAGTGTTGAGTTGCAGATATGAACATCTCAGTGAAGATCTGTGCCCCTCCACATTTGACTGTGCTATCCTTTCCTCATAAACCCATCTCCAGCTACACTGACCTGTCTTGCCTCCCCATCAGCTGAAGGTCTGGGCCTACATGGCGAATGGCAGGTTGTTGCTGAACCCGAGATGGAGACTGCCATCCCATGAATGGAAGAATGCTTGGGTAGGGGGCATAATGATGGTGGAACACAAGGGGGGctgggtcatcctcttcctcgtcttCTATCTGCCAAGGGACGTGGGACACCTGCAGGAAAGAGAGGGTGAAAGGCTTGAGAAATGTCCACTGGAATACATCGaccccactttcctcctccaGGGAGACCGGGTATATTTTATCTCTTATGGAGAAGAGTCTTTGGGGCAGAGTTGAAGcagaaaaaataaaagttaagCTAACCCTCCACTCTGCTAGGCCTCTGCTCCCAATCCCAGCTTTGATCTCAAGTCCTCCAACCCCATGCTAGATTGTGATAGGGCTGTGTCCGGGGTGCAAGGCAGAAGGATTATTTAGGAAAGGAGAAAATGTCAACCTCTTTTCCCATTTAAAATAGGAACAGATCAGCCTATTTCTGCCCTGTATATCACGTGTTTGCTTGTAATTTCCACATTagcctgcattttttaaagtccaaatgaaaattcttatttaaatatgtacttaaatgcatattttagctCGTTGCATGCAATTCTAAACTTATTTTACTCTAAAACAAACAGGTCAAACACAGTTTAGTTCGTTTatgaactgaattgcaaaattcagagaagtgcaatttCCAAATTACATTCCAACCTACATATTAGTTTGGTGCAAATTAGGTGGGGTGCAAATTAGGTTCCTTTGCTTAAAAATGTGGACCAACCAAAATTCTCTTCTTCCATTTGTGGAACAGAGCATTTCCCTTCCAGTTACCTACCTGTGCCAGAGATTGGGCTGGGCTGTTTTCAAAGTGCGCCACTGCTGACATGGCCAAGTTGTTCATTATGACTTGGTGCATCTGGGCATTCTGTATCATCATGAGATCCATTAAATCTGCCAGAAAGAAAGGGTGCAATGAATGTTCTGGGCCATAGATGGCACTTTGCAAAGACAAATGGCAGATAAAAGCCTTGTAAATTAGCTGGGCAGTGAAACAATCTCTCCACTTTCAATACAGTGAAGTGTTGGACAGCGAGCTAACCAAGTGAAATTCTACAAACAAGAGAAGTAGCTTAGTTAAGAAGATGCCAATGCTTAGATTATGTGAACTAAGTTAGGAGctaatatacagtagtacctcgggttacatacaggTTACAataggttacagactgcgctaacccagaaatagtaccttgggttaagaactttgcttcaggatgagatcagaaatcatgctctggcagcgtggcagcagcgggaagccccattggctaaagtggtgcttcaggttaagaacagtttcaggttaagaacggacctccggaatgaattaagtacttaacctgaggtagcactgtatgggAATACAATTTCCCTGCAGTTGAAAGAATAAGGGAAGTTGACATCACTCCTTTTTAAGTTTCTCAAACAAGGATTGGGTATATCACAATGACAGATATCTTTGCACATGGCAGTCTAAGCCACAACTCTGGGACTCACAACTGACCCCTGTAAAGTCATAATCAAACTTCAGGTTTTCAGAAGGCCTTGAAAACCCAGTTGAGGCAGGTGGGTGCAGTCTGTGGGGTGATATTTCATCTTGATAGTGTGCTCCTTTTGGTTGGTGGATTTGTAAAACTTGTTTCCTTTCTGGGCTACAGGACCAGCAACAGGCTTCCCTCAGCACA
Protein-coding regions in this window:
- the PRR29 gene encoding proline-rich protein 29 isoform X4, whose amino-acid sequence is MDRRGQGTASPPVHLIQQPIPQQPEVTILQQLPWATSVPPISSKAGHIREDLMDLMMIQNAQMHQVIMNNLAMSAVAHFENSPAQSLAQVSHVPWQIEDEEEDDPAPLVFHHHYAPYPSILPFMGWQSPSRVQQQPAIRHVGPDLQLMGRQDREPVPPPPPPSATGTVMADVPPASEYYDYTEARR
- the PRR29 gene encoding proline-rich protein 29 isoform X3 translates to MDRRGQGTASPPVHLIQQPIPQQPEVTILQQLPWATSVPPISSKAGHIREDLMDLMMIQNAQMHQVIMNNLAMSAVAHFENSPAQSLAQVSHVPWQIEDEEEDDPAPLVFHHHYAPYPSILPFMGWQSPSRVQQQPAIRHVGPDLQLMGRQDREPVPPPPPPSATGTVMADVPPASVGARALAGRTCRKKTQLLIPLHPTAVQRERLNLSLTW